Below is a genomic region from Argiope bruennichi chromosome 3, qqArgBrue1.1, whole genome shotgun sequence.
TCCAAAAGTAGTTTCTTGGCGAATCAATGTGGCATGCATCGACTTTCCTCAAGAGATCTTTGACTGCATCTCGTTTTGATGACAAGATTTTTGAGTGCCAAAGAATGAGATAAATTAATTTCGTCGAtagttaatataattcaaaacaacttATTAATAATCTATATAACCAATAATGATGCCTTGGGTTTTCCTCTAGAAATCTTCAGTCAGAGAAAAGCTGCAATTCTCACTCTTGCGGAAAGCCATTAAAATATCCGTAGTATCtgattatattaataaagtattttatgtgTATAGGATTTCAGAGTCATATTTAAATCAAAGCATTCACAAAACATTTCAGATTTCCAGTCATATAGTTAAAGATatcttgattttatattaattactgtTCGGAAATACGgctaatataaaagtttttcacGTTTTAATCACAcagtgttttatttcaaatattagccttggagttttattaaaatttttattttaatgaaaatttattaaaatatgtagttttaaaatataattatggcCCTCAACacagagaaaaatattgttacgaatctgcaatgctgcttcccagcatagttggttccaccatcggaaagaatgttttacagtcatctgtagaGGACGGAGcccgtgtgtcgcgtcggaggtcccgcagcttggcgacaaacttggcgaccatttggcgacttggcgacgaatttagcgACTTTGGtgtcaaaatagattatatccgaaacatcgagaattttcatgatccgtccagtaggaaccgagatacgcatcgagcgttcctgattggttgagaggcttctagccacGCCCCCTGAGacttataaaaggaagcggcTGCGGCTGCCAGGGTCGTCGTATTCGAAACGACGttaaagaactggtcttccagagattagcagagaagcgacggagtcaagctagtgctgaactaagctgtgcgctactgtctgcagtagagtcttgttatatgctgcacgtctcggctgaagataatcgtcttctatgcagtatatagttgtcgtttttgtgctgtcctgtgtgtcttcgtgtaaataaacgtcgttgtttctttttctactgtcgcctgctgattgagcgttctccacaccatatcacttccactatccaaacgaaccccggaaatttcgtaacaatataatattacTGCATATTTTGAGATTTAAGTTAATGTAGCAAATTTTCCCagattcaacaaaataaattttctcactCACTGACTAAAAAAGGCTCATTGGATtccaaacttaaaaatataaaaatatctcaattttttcgcatttgattttttctatttattactcatttcaggaaatatattgaaatatttaaattcatagcTGTGTTTTGAGAGAATATTTATAGTTACCacctatttttgatatttgacgAAATGCTGGATTTGCGTattcaattttgcattttatatgaaCCAAGTTTAGAAAAGAATgatacatttttctgttttagcAGTTGCATATGCCCTTTagatatttacttttgaaaacgTAAGTGTTTGAGGACACATTTTTGAGAGTTTCAAAATGTAGTAAAATGCATTTCAGAACTTGGAGAAATGgagaaaaagaaagcaaaaaattaaaataaaagataatgtttgcaaaattaaaaaaaaaaaaaaaaaaaaaaaaaaaattagcaacttTTACTTTAACTTTAACCTTTATGTTAATCTTTAGCATCAATTCTTACAAttcgtaattaaaataaaatctggctATGACTGAATTactgaataaagaaatttgtttattttagatattatttacaGATCATTCTGttactattcatttttagaatattgttacgaatctgtaatgctgcttcccagcatagttggttccaccatgggaaagaatgttttacagtcatcgttATTTGACGGaatccggtgtcgcgtcggagggtcccggagtttggcaacaaacttggcgaccatttggcgacttggcgacgaatttggcgactttggcgccaaaatggattatacccgaaacatcgagaatttttccgatccgtctagtaggaacggagatacgcctcgaaagttcctgattggttgagaggcgtctagccccgcctcctgagacctataaaagcaAGCGGCCGCAGCTTCTAGGGCAGAGTAGTCAAAATCGGCAGTAAAAAAACTGGCCCTCCAgtgataagcggagcagcgacggagtcaagctagtgctgaactaagctgtgcgatactgtctgtctgtcttgttatatgctgctgtgtatgctgatgttgctgcacgtctcggctgaagataatcgtcttctgtgctgtatatagttgtcgtccttgtgctgtcctgtgtgtcttcgtgtaaataaacgtcgttgtttcattttctactgccgcctggtgattgagcgttctccacaccatataactcccactatccaaacgaaccccccgGAAATtacgtaacaatatatttaattcattatttcgcCTCATTATATGAATGTATACACACAGAACCTTAAGATTGTAACGGATCTGAgtcgaaaaaatacatttctgaatttaTGTCTGAGAGTTGCTCTATGAATACAACAACTTTGCTCTGTATGGTCTATACAGCAAAATCTGTAGATATCTATtagattttaaacgaaattcaaatAAACGAGGAAGTCTTTTTATGCAATCCCCCGAATATGAGTTAACATGGTagctacaaaattaaatgaactaaATGCGTAAATTTGgactgattttatatttaaaatgcaaatatgtatTGAATCTGAAGTCAACACTATTCAGGAACTGACCTTTTATCGAAtggtactttcacaagcatgtgaACTCAGAAACGCAAACACTTATTATAACAGtttatatattcagttttctAATACTTGTGAAATAACTAAAACTGTGCGATTAATCGCTAAAACTGTCAGCAACGATCACGTgctaatatttcatttgtaaCCATTGTTTGCTAATGACATTTGGTTAATAATACATACGCAAATTTATTACTCAGTATGCTAAAAAACTTTCCCTTTGATTATCATtgtattgaaattctaataaatcacattattttattaaatcacgTACATAGgagtaaaataatgatataaatatatacacatacatccacatttacacatatatatacatcgTATACATCCGTGTTTTGCTATGTTGAAGCCATTACATGAAAATTGTGTTCTTTGGGCcttgatttcaaaatcaaatttctttttttgtttttgtaatataatatttaggCGCACTTTTTTGTCGTAATGTTCGTGACATAAAAATCGTTACTTACTCTCAATGCATTTACTGATTGATACTGAAGAGGATAAAACAGACAAATCAGTCCTCAAATATTATAATGGTATGTTATTTTAGATTACAAACTCGAATCTGTTTTACTTTTAATAGACCTATTTCAGTCAAAGCGTGAATGATCgacatcaaaattttgtatttctaatgaattttctaaaactaaGAGCCTAATAATAGTTACAATTTatcaaatagaatttcaaaaatgcacaGTTTTCTATTAAGCAAATACTTATTGTAATGCCTGCGCCATTTTAAGCGGAAGGTTCTaagtataaatatgtaaaataaaaaatggtaagtCTTCATTCAAcgttaagaaaactatttttcaacTATACATAATTTATCAATACTATATTTGAAAtgacaaagattttatatgtAAGCAAGTTAATGTAATTTGGAATTCTTATTCGAAGCTGAGTGatgccttttgaaaaaaaatgagaatgtgaaaattttattcttaaaatgaccTCTAATATAAGCAACAATAATATAAACTATGACAGatcatctttcaaaaatgaaGCATCCAAAcgtttaatgtattttaaagattcaGAATAACAAGTAGTGTCCCTGATAGTTTTTGACGGCGATTTTTACAGAATTTCGTTAAAATAAGCCGAGTAAAGATAATCAATCAAAAAGTAAATTCTcattattttgaacttaaataatGCTGTGTCagaagtataataaatataataaatttgaatgtcTCATAATTGATAATCCAGTTGAATAATTGATAATCGATTGGAATTAATGGCCTCTCATGTAATGCAGAGTGCTgtcatccttttttttataacgtattaatatgttttaaagtagcttaatcttaactttaaaaaattaattatgaataatttaattattagtcaaTGACAGCTGAAATAGGATTTTTGATTTGatgtagataatttttgataaacaaataactagcttttagataatttaattaaaataaaattctaaagtgAATGTTTCAGGTTATTCTTTAATCATGTTTATAAAGGTTAATTCGTGTCCCCTAGGTTACGAGTTTTAACACCGCTGGCCGAGGACTCCCCGCATTTGTGGTGGCtagtgcacgtataaatctatcgtggtcacaaagtcctccatatcgagagtaataccactgggggtactggatcaggggtgatcgttctctgattcaggtcgaaattacgatctgtggatgagtgaatgaaatgcatggatgaagtccaccccgtaaaaagggttgtgacgtgtgtgtagctaagtcgtactcttggccctagatgatgctactgaaaaacaagagactcaCCCTTGCCTTAAAATCCCCACTTcgaaagtcagtgggcttgtctatgacaagtgctattAGAAACTACAAAAACAATAAAGGTTAATTCGGTTGTAAATGAAAAAGCACAAAACCCATGAAAATGAAGTTTTAACAAATGCACATAACAAAATGTAAGTTTCGCATTTATTTAGGGAAAAATTTATATGGTATTATGTTTATACTTCAGGTTcgcgaaaacaatttttttgtggaAAACAACGAGATTAAAATTTAGCTTTCTCGGTCTCTAGAAGATGAGGAGATGCTGGATATAAGACAGTATCTCTTTCTTCTGCTCTAGCATTGTTAATGAACTTAACATACTCATCCGACAGTACATTACCTTCCAAACTATGACACGGAAAAAATGCGTTATTTTACTGAAAGGGCACAACTATAAAAAATGGTACTTTTCTCTCTGTAAATTTTCTCTCtgtaaaaagagaattttattactctttttgCATTTCTCCTGAATGATGAAAACCCTGAAATGAACTCTATTATTTTGTTGAAAGGTTTAGATATCATTTGCAAACTTCTATAAGTTAGTATACATAGTTATATACTAAAGAAAGTTGTGGGTGCTTCAGTGAATATGTACAGACATTccacgattaaaaaaaacatcattaaaaacaCACATACGCATTATTTTTCGTCATATATAACGCGCTCAACAACTTTTAATTTGATATTGCCTCAACCATCGTTGTTGTTCTTTCTAGTGGCACTTGTcgtagacaagcccactgactttagaagtcagggcccctcaggggctcacctactataggtgagtactgGTGTCCCAATCccaggtacccagggatctatactccctttcagttcgctctcccctacgccttctgctttctgctgtgtctttctttccctcgacggcaagcgagggagctctccataagaagctgtcgccgctctgtttgcttcttgcttctcatggacagccaaaaccccacgtgttggccgtgcgtggcaacctaCTAGAAAGatgggtggtgcactgtggtcccctatgcatcaatcggctggtagctggtcacctgagtggctagtctgctagggatcaagcgaaggggttactccttgggcttggcgttaagggtggtgactgtccccgggggtaactccgagcgtatagattccggctagcaccaaggtaagcgccgaggctgggaatggccagagccggtggctgccttcccttgttgggctccgtggtgggcggtgcagTCGAACCTGGAACTTCTATCAATGTCATATGGGCAAATCCAAGCGtcctcccttcagtgggcaacacaATGCTTCAACTTCTATACAAAATTTTCCAACGTTCTTTCTAATTCAAAGAAAATCGGAAAACAAAGAATCGTTTCATGGTGTGTCACCTTTTTTGGTGGAAAAAGCAATATCTGGAAGTATTCTCGAGGTAAAATCTATAAAGAAACTTCGATCTGGTGACCTGCTGGTCGAAGTTAATTCTCCCAAACAAGCGAAACAAATTGTaaatctgaaaactttttcaacGATTCCCGTCTTAGTTAGTCCCACTCCATCATTAAATTCACCAAAAGGTGTTATATCTTGTGGTGAATTATTCAATGTACCAATAAAGGAAATTACTCAAAAGCTAAAAAGTCAGGGAGTGACGCATGTGCGACGTATAACAATACGAAGAGATGGCCAGCTCCTGAATACTAAGCATCTGGTATTAACTTTCAATTCCTCTACTATACCAGAGTATATTAAGGCTGGATATTTGCGCTTATCTGTTAGAGCATATGTGCCAAATCCTTTAAGGTGCTTCCAATGCCAGCGCTTCGGGCATTCAAAATCATCTTGCCGCGGAACAATGACATGGGCCCGCTGTGCAGAAGTCAATCACGACAGATCTAACTGCACTGGTAAGGAGAAATGTGTCAACTGCAAGGGTGACCACACATCTTTCTCCCGAAATTGTCCTGCCTggaaacaggaaaaagaaataatatcaacaaaaataaaaaacaatatttcttatcAGGAAGCCCGCAAGCTCATTAAGTCAAAAATGCCTAATCCTGGAAATACCTATGCTTCTGTTGTAAAAAAGATATCTGCTACTATATCTACTCAATGGGATTTAGCCGACATCACAGCCTGTAACAGCTCAAAATCTTCTGAATCCGTTGCAATAGTATCTAATCAAGGTAACTTGCCAAATCTACCGTCACCACCTGTTTTATCTGTTTCTGAAGATACTTCTGTTTTACAGGACCTAAATGATTTTCAACTTGTGACTAAcgttaaaaagtttgaaaagacCTCTCCGACTAAAACAAAACCTGttgcaaatattgaaaaagtctcaaaattttatactatttcacCTCGTCAAATTCACACCACAGTGGTATCACAAAATACTGTCACAAATGGCAAACCGACATTGAATACTAAGCCAATCACTTCGGCTCAAACTCAGTTGCTTCCTTCTGCCAACACTAAACTAAGTGCTCAATCTTCAGGAGGAACTAGAGTACAGCAGTCTCGAGAATCGGATGCAGATGCAGAGATGAGTTCTTCCACTGCTTCGGAAGGggatatattagaatatgatatGTCTGATGACTTGGAAGAGCCACCACAAGTTTTTAGTCCTCCACCCTTTACCAAACTTAaagataaatgtaaatatattatccctacgaaatataagaatttgtagCTTTGTgacatgcttttattttcttttgatctttaatttaaacgagttgttgctaattttttttaaaaacccaaACTCGTTTTCTAGCACAGTATTTTACCATTATATCTATATTGTTTTTACTTCTGTTATATTTTTCCTATGCCCAAAATTTGATCTTTTAGACATGTatttaatttaccttttttaCACTCTGAAGGctgacaaaatgtattttatccatttataaatttcaccttaaaaaatttcaatgtttttaaaattttaactcctTTTATCTTGTATTACCATATGTTATATACCATGAACCTGTTTATCTACCATaagcttggcgcagcatagccaaacgtggctcttgtgccagaaaaatcaaatcaaccaaccaaccatttAGAAGTCAGTGGTTTTAAACCCAGGGTGAGTCTTGTTTTTTCTGTCACACCATTTAGTGCCAAGAGTTCGACTCAGCTACACACACGAcacaaccctttttactgggcgaacttcattcatgcatttcattcattcatccacatatcgtaatttagacctgaatcagagaacgatcacctctgatccactacccccagtggtattactctcgacatggagtaCTTTATGACCACTACAGTCGTAGCTAACGTGCGTTAGCTAACATACTCATGGAGAGTATTCGGCCACTGGGGTTCGAAATCACAAACCAAGGGACCCGAATTCAAAGCCCTGCTAACCAGGCTATCTCAGCCTACATAAGTTAGTGTACATAGAAAGTCAAGGATGTTTAGGACTGACTTTCAatgattaaaaacataattgaaaacCCCCACCTATATATTACTTTTCCTCGTATATAGCGTGTTCAGCAGTTTTATCAGTGGAATTTGATATTGCATCAACCATCTTAATTGACACAATTGATGAAGCTTGTGACACTCTAAATGCTTTAACACAATAGCactattttcattcataatgattataaaaagtaGTCATAAAACACAGAGGGTATTCACGCATAGTTACAGCATCATTTGAGATCTACATATTATGCACTCTGCTGTGTATACTgtaaacaaaaatgcaaattgtAATTAtgcttcattttgaaatttatgaagttAATCCTAAGTTCAGAAGAAGTGCACATATCAAACATATGCCATTCTTACTTCTGTTGTTGTCTCCggtaattaagaattaaaattaatcaattaacgaATTAGTAACTACTAACTagagttttcaaaaatgaaacggAACGGAGTTATAAAAACGCCATTTCTCTAATTGATCATTGCTTTCAAGTTTTAGAATActcttaagattttattttttctcattatttgaaGTGAActacttttatttacttaaaatgtgaTTATAATGCTAGACACAAAATGAAactaataacttttcattttttgttttcaaaaataaaaatatataaagacataaattgaaaagaatagaATTATATTGCTCCCTTTTGTGAAAGTATGTATCAAAATTCTTGGTGAagttaaatagaatatatatacaaCTAAGACACTCAGAATAATAAAAGGCATTTctcaacaaaattcaaaaatttatgttcaagTGTTGATATCTACTTTTATGGATAAGTattgaaatctatattttatattctgaagtTTTAGTAGATTTGATATGtgtcaaaaaaatcatttccacttttaaaTTTCATCCGCAGTAAAATGAACATTTTCTCATTGAATCTGTGAAATTACATATCACATAATCTGTGAAACTCTTTATCACATCAAATCAAGTTTCTTCagataaatattacaaactttgcgtaaaagatttttaattcctaatcttacaaatcttttctaatgaaactaatacttaattttcaaatgaacttTGGTTTGGATCTATCGTTATTATTTAAagtgtctaaatttttataatcatatcaATATgggatatttattgttaattaccagttgaaaaaaaaaacatttttatttaattgcatcatATGTGAATTCTTAttcttcttctattttatttcaatccttAATCAGCAGACGAAATAAAGATTACATTTAACCATAAGATCAAACAATACCAATCTTTTATGTTTATGTAATGCCATAATAGATACCTATATTTTATGGTTTCCTATCAAGATATATGaacagttcaaaaatttatttttcaaacttccaTATTTCCCATAATATTCCATTCAATTGACAATTATTCTttcttataatttgtttaaatatttcttttataatttgttgCCATGTGCTGCTTAAGTTATATCTGGAAATTCGTACATACTTATTAACTAAACGAATATTTGCATATaatcaaaagaaagaataattaataaatcaacatGCAATGAGCAAACGatattacaaaatgtaatataatgtataaatatatacttacatttaacaacaaaaaataattgactCACAAAAAAGTATATCCTATGATATTTAAACCTacaattataagttaaaattatgcatatgttTTCTAAATACaacattaacaatattttaaaaattcattttgtacaaCATACAGAAAACCCTgaataattttaggaaatatcAAATCCaagttcttataaataaaatgttttcttatatgatttcttttcctatttttcatCGTTTCGCTGTCATCATTTATtgtcttttcaaattttgcttgcATGTTCGGACTTTATGCTAAGAGATATTTCCAAACTGACTCTCTCCGAtcatttgcaatatttaataaggATTCCAATGTCTATTTAAAAAcaacacaattattcaaaaatcagCTTCATTTACAAGAATGAAACGGCTGAAAATTTATAGCTCAGAACAGATTGTTGTGCTTCAAAATTTAAGATCTTTCCCAATAGAATATTTTCGGAGACAAAACACTCCAATAacttttttctcctttaatttcATCTTGGACCTAAGGTGCTTAGAACTTCTTTTCATCCTTTTCAAGAATTTTGTCAAAAGACTTAAAATCCATTTTGATTAATTACACCGAGCCTTAACTATCTACTAACCTGTTAATTATCGGGACTTCGCTATCTTTCTGATGATGTGGGGGAGTCTTGACGATGAAACGAGGCATGCTAATGAGGAGAGAATTCTAGAAGAATACAAGTGGTTCATTGTTTCCGCCGGAGAATGCCTTTTTCTTCAGGGAATAAAGAGGACGGATATTTATTGGGTGGACATCTTCGCATAAACAAAGCCTTTTCAGGGtaatctttctgaaatttttattttctttttcttatgaaaGAAAAAGGGAGTACTGGAGTGGCCTTCATTAAACTTATGGAAATTGCACATTCGCGATGGAAATTGAGTTCCAAAATGACTTTTGTTTAAGAACaggaaatttaataatgatacatTAGGATGCTCACTctgttatttaattaagaatgcaTTTCTTAGTGAATACTAGCCACCTTTGTTGACAAATTGGTTAGTCATGATTCaggctaaatttttaattaaatgttttaaataatctgatttcttaataatttctgcaggaaattattttttttttcaaattttgattatcatgaagatcatactattatagaagcatTACCTCATTCTGTTCTTTGTTCTTTGTATCTTTCTGATTTTCTGTCAGATCCAATAAAATTTGAACTGTAAATTAAAGCAGAAGagattaaattgtaattaatacaaaaatatttttgctaaaaccatattgattttttatatgaGTACATAAAGCAGTTCTTCGGCATTGATGTCTTATGATTATTGtagaacctttttttaaaaatagtttatacaatatttaaaatattattcaataataagttCTCTGatccatcataaaattcaattatgatgaatcaaagaaattcattcagtttttcatttacggttgatataataatttcatattaactgTGCAACATTagtaatataaattatacttataCAGTGTGGATAGAGATACAATACATAGTTGTTTCCTATctacaaaaaatttgaatattcgatgcagcaatttttttttaacccgcgagcactcgcaccgGGTATGACATACCCGATCCATTTTCATTCAGCGTTTTTGTTACTTCCTGTTTTTCGGATTAGGCCAGAATTTCATGTAGCTGCATCCAAGGCCACATTCTTTCATTAATGGAAAAACCAgttctgttctaaaaatagattttgagaaagagGGGTTGGGGGCATGTCATACCCATGCGAGTCCTCGTGTTCGTCAAACGTTTCCATTTCTGTCTCTTAGTTTAGTGCAGTATGACGCGCTATATGAATTACGAGGATGAAAGTGAATAGTTACGACATCTTATAGAAACTTTCTAGTGACGATAGTGTTGCCTCTGAGGATGAAAAATACTGCAGCGATCACGATTCTTCCACTGAAATTGAGACAGAAATAGAAGATGAATGTTCACTGTCAACAACAGATTGTTATATAGGTAaagataaagtaacaaaatggGAAAAGACAAAATATCGGCAAAATGTTAGGAAGCCTTCCAGGAATATAATTAGCAAGCTTCCAGGTAATACACCTTATTCAAGAAATGTCGCTTCTGAAAACACTGGGACTCGCTCTTTCAGAACAACACAGAAACCGTAAGCctcaaggaataataacaaatccaagcacctctaaggaattgggat
It encodes:
- the LOC129962551 gene encoding uncharacterized protein LOC129962551; translated protein: MGKSKRPPFSGQHNASTSIQNFPTFFLIQRKSENKESFHGVSPFLVEKAISGSILEVKSIKKLRSGDLLVEVNSPKQAKQIVNLKTFSTIPVLVSPTPSLNSPKGVISCGELFNVPIKEITQKLKSQGVTHVRRITIRRDGQLLNTKHLVLTFNSSTIPEYIKAGYLRLSVRAYVPNPLRCFQCQRFGHSKSSCRGTMTWARCAEVNHDRSNCTGSPQAH